From Candidatus Eisenbacteria bacterium, one genomic window encodes:
- a CDS encoding fibronectin type III domain-containing protein produces MSSLVTLDWADTPGAVGYRVQVGTSCGGGSEITVNSSQYPLSDLSEGTTYYWRVKAKNNCGTWGTYSDSYSFATSPNRPPRSPHRRSRRRDDTQNPIPPTLSMLRHAEFFSHPS; encoded by the coding sequence CGGATACGCCGGGGGCGGTGGGTTACCGGGTTCAGGTTGGGACTTCATGCGGCGGTGGGAGTGAGATTACCGTCAACTCTTCGCAATACCCGCTCTCGGATCTCAGCGAGGGAACGACCTATTACTGGCGGGTGAAAGCCAAGAACAACTGCGGCACATGGGGCACCTATTCCGACAGCTACTCCTTCGCAACGAGTCCGAATCGGCCGCCTCGTTCGCCGCATCGCCGGTCACGACGCCGTGATGACACCCAGAATCCAATACCACCGACCCTGTCCATGTTGCGCCATGCCGAGTTCTTTTCTCATCCGTCCTGA